Below is a genomic region from Burkholderia pyrrocinia.
CACTGCCGTCGACGGTACGTCATGAGCGCGCGCACGCTGTGGCACTGGCCGCGCTCGCTGTTCGCGCGGCTCGCGCTGATCCTGTGCGTGGGCCTCGCGCTCGCGCAGACGCTGTCGTTCTGGCTCACGGTGACCGAGCGCGACCAGGCGACCACCAACCTGATGATGGGCTACATCGAGCGCGAGGTCGCGAGCTCGGTCGCGCTGCTCGACCACCTGCCGGCGGCCGAGCGCGCCGCGTGGCTGCCGCGCCTCGCGCGGCGCAGCTATGCGTTCATCCTCGGGCCCGGCGAGACCGGCACGCCGCCGGAAGCGCGGCTGTCGGCGCGCGTCGAGCGGTCGATTTCCGACGGCATCGGCGGCGACTATCCGCTGACCGCGAACGCAATCCCCGGCGACCGCGAACACCTGCAGGTGCATCTGCGGCTGACCGACGGGTCGCCGCTGACGATCGACATCCAGCCGATGTCGACGGTGCCGCTGTCGGGCTGGCTGCCGGTCGTGCTCGTGCTGCAGCTCGCGGTGCTGGCCGCGTGCTGCTGGCTCGCGGTGCGGCTCGCGACGCGCCCGCTCAAGCAGCTCGCGCAGGCCGCCGACGCGCTCGGCCCCGACCTGAAGGGCGAGCGCCTGAACGAGGGCGGGCCGTCCGAGGTTGCGCGCGCCGCGCGTGCGTTCAACGCGATGCAGGACCGTATCGCGCAGTACATGGCGGAGCGCATGCAGATCCTCGCGTCGATCTCGCACGACCTGCAGACGCCGATCACGCGGATGCGGTTGCGGGTCGACGTGATGGACGACGACGTGCAGGGCACGAAGCTGCGCCAGGACCTGCTCGAGATGGAGCATCTGGTGAAGGAGGGCGTCGCGTATGCGCGGACGCTGCACGGCACCGAGGAAGCCGCGCGCCGCATCGATCTCGACGCGCTGCTCGACAGCATCGTGTGCGACTACACGGATGCGGGGCAGGACGTCGCGCTGCACAGCCGCACGCCGCTGGCACTCGTCACGCGGCCGAAGGCGCTGCGCCGCATCGTCGGCAACCTCGTCGACAACGCGCTGAAGTTCGCGGGCGCGGCCGAGATCGACGTGCACGCCGCGCCGGACGGCGGCGCGGTCATTGCCGTGCTCGACCGCGGGCCCGGCATTCCGGACGATCAGCTCGATGCGGTGTTCGAACCGTTCCGGCGCGTGGAGACGTCGCGCAACCGCGAGACGGGCGGCACGGGGCTCGGCCTTGCGATCGCACGGCAACTGGCGCTCGCGATGGGCGGCACGCTCACGCTGAACAACCGGCCGGACGGTGGCGGGCTGGAGGCGAAGCTGACGCTCAGGAATGCGGGGTGATGCGACGCCGCGCGCGTGAGCGTCGCGGTATCAGGTTCAGGTTGAAGCAGCGGCGCGCGCGGTCACACGCGCCGCAGATGCGCGTCGACGAGCGGCGCGGGCGCGTCAGCACCGGCCGGTTTGCAGCGCGACGGTCCAGTCGTCGCGCCCGCGCGATGCCGCGGTGGCGGCGGCCGTGTGCCAGTCGTATTCGACCGCATGGAATTCGACGTTCCAGCCGGCTGCCGTGCGCGACACCATCGCGTAGCGCGCATGCGGCGAGCCCGTTTCGATCCGGTGCGGGTGCGGCAGGTCGTCCGCGTACGCCTGCAGCCCGACGCTGCCCGGGTTGACGATCAACCGGCCGTCCGCGAGTTTCGCGGTGCGCGGCAGGTGCGTGTGGCCGCACAGGATCAGCGACGCCGGCGCGTCGCCCGCGCGCTGCGCGATTTCATCGGGCGTTGCCGCGCGGCAGCCGTCGGGCGTGACCGTTTCGAGGAAATAGACGAAGTCGCTGGCCGGCGTGCCGTGCACCATCAGCACGTCGTCGTCGAGCGTCACGCGTTCGGGCAGCGCGGCGATCCAGTCGAGATGATCGGCGCGCAGCGTGTCGCGCGCCCAGCGATCCGACAGCCGCATCGACTCGCGATCGTCGGCGAGCAGTTGCCGTTCGTGATTGCCCTTGACGGTCGGCAGGTCGAGCGCGATCAGGCGGTCGGCCGTTTCGGCCGGATGAAGCGCGCCCGACACGATGTCGCCGAGATTGACGATCACGTCGGCGCCGCGGCGGCGGACGTCGTCGAGCACCGCGTCGAGCGCGGCGAGGTTGCCGTGGATGTCGGAGAGCGCAGCGATTTTCATGGCGGACCGTCGAGGCAGGGAACGGCGATTGTCGCCAATTCAGTGCGGGCCGTCCATTCGCGCTCGCGGGTGACGCCGCGCGCGGCGCGTCAGTCGGTCGCGAGCCGCGCGTACATCGCGAAATCGCCCGGTGTGCCGCGCACGATCCGGTACGCGCGCAACAACCCTTCGTAGCGGTAGCCGCACTTCTGCAGCACGCGCGCGGAGCCCGCGTTGCTGGTCAGCACGACACCCTGGACGCGCATGAAGCCGCCGTCCGCGAATGCCCACGCGGTGACGGCTTCGCACAGCGCGCTCGCGATCCCGCGCCCCCAGTGCGCCGGCGCGAGGTCGTATGCGATCTCCGCCGAGCGGTTCGCGGTGGATACCGTATGCAGCCCGATCGTGCCGGCGAGCGCACCCGATGCGGTATCGACGATCGCGAGACGCCGGATCGAATCGGGGGCGGCCGATTCGATGTGGTCGAACAGCGGCAGCAGATCGTCGCGCGAGCGCAGGTCCCAGCTCGTGTGGCGAACGACGTCGGGGTTCGACAGGTACGCGTACCACGCGTCGAGATCCGCGCGTTCGAGCTGCCTGAGCGACAGGCCCGGAAAGCCGGGGCGAGGCGGCGCATCGACCCTCATCGGAACCCGCCCCTACGCGGCATGACGCCGGTACAGCGCCAGCGAACCGGCGAGCGCGAGCAGCATCGCGCCGCACGTGCGTTCGAGCCACAGCGCGCCCGAGCGCTTCAGCAGCCGCACCGCACGTGCGCCGAGCAGCGCATAGCCGAACATCACGACGCCGTCGAGCAGCGCGAA
It encodes:
- a CDS encoding ATP-binding protein, which translates into the protein MSARTLWHWPRSLFARLALILCVGLALAQTLSFWLTVTERDQATTNLMMGYIEREVASSVALLDHLPAAERAAWLPRLARRSYAFILGPGETGTPPEARLSARVERSISDGIGGDYPLTANAIPGDREHLQVHLRLTDGSPLTIDIQPMSTVPLSGWLPVVLVLQLAVLAACCWLAVRLATRPLKQLAQAADALGPDLKGERLNEGGPSEVARAARAFNAMQDRIAQYMAERMQILASISHDLQTPITRMRLRVDVMDDDVQGTKLRQDLLEMEHLVKEGVAYARTLHGTEEAARRIDLDALLDSIVCDYTDAGQDVALHSRTPLALVTRPKALRRIVGNLVDNALKFAGAAEIDVHAAPDGGAVIAVLDRGPGIPDDQLDAVFEPFRRVETSRNRETGGTGLGLAIARQLALAMGGTLTLNNRPDGGGLEAKLTLRNAG
- a CDS encoding metallophosphoesterase family protein encodes the protein MKIAALSDIHGNLAALDAVLDDVRRRGADVIVNLGDIVSGALHPAETADRLIALDLPTVKGNHERQLLADDRESMRLSDRWARDTLRADHLDWIAALPERVTLDDDVLMVHGTPASDFVYFLETVTPDGCRAATPDEIAQRAGDAPASLILCGHTHLPRTAKLADGRLIVNPGSVGLQAYADDLPHPHRIETGSPHARYAMVSRTAAGWNVEFHAVEYDWHTAAATAASRGRDDWTVALQTGRC
- a CDS encoding GNAT family N-acetyltransferase; the encoded protein is MRVDAPPRPGFPGLSLRQLERADLDAWYAYLSNPDVVRHTSWDLRSRDDLLPLFDHIESAAPDSIRRLAIVDTASGALAGTIGLHTVSTANRSAEIAYDLAPAHWGRGIASALCEAVTAWAFADGGFMRVQGVVLTSNAGSARVLQKCGYRYEGLLRAYRIVRGTPGDFAMYARLATD